The DNA sequence atgctttgattttttttttttgaaacaatgCATGaatacatttttatactaaaaaatcaattatgatattattcactttaccctttattttgtccttatcgttaaaactcaaagttttcaaactcttttcattagtttttctttaattttatatgCTACTAAATTAGGAAAAGATTAAAGATGAAGTTTCAAAACTTCGCCTACTATAGTAAGTTAGGGGTCGATTCCTCCAATATACTGTCCAATAatggaattttattttaatggaaactaataaaaaatgtttgaaaattttgagttttaatcaaaatgacaaaaaaatgttgtaagtgaatagtacaaggaatggttttttagagtaaaaatatcatttttcgttaaagtaaacagtttcgggagtgtttcgttaaaactcccttatttaaaatgtcatatgaacttatacacctttttcaatttgttatatgtactTAAATTTTAAGCGATTTGTCATCTGACCTTGACTTCATTAAGTTTTCCGTCCAAAATAAATCACGTGTTGTGTACATGACTTAAGGGTTATTTCAGACATTTCAACATAAGGAATATTATCCAACTTTACCATAGGTCCATAGTTTGGAGGATCCGTAATGATTCTACATTTGTAGTCATATTTACTTTGAAATAGAAAGAAGTGAGTGCAAGTAGTTCTCTTTTTCCAAAGGGCAAACCCTCAAATTCTCATATACCAGATCAACCCTTTTCTTGATTTTTTGATAAGCCTCTGAATTATTTTTGTTGAAGGCAACTTGGATAGTGAGATATTGAAATatctaaaataaaacacaagtgTCCTGCACATAATTTATTTTGGACTGAAAATTTAATAGAGTTAGATTAAGatgacaaattaataatttcatAAAATTGGTATGAAAAATCTCTTACCATTTTAATCAtatgacaaatttttaaaaaaatgtattaagttcatatgacatttcaaattttttattccaATAGCATGTTTGTTGGATTTTATACACAAATAGTGGAcgttatatttttgttttggtgaGAAATGGACGTGCATTATTTTATATGAACAAGTAAGAGTCTAAGACCTTTTCCGTTGTAGTCAACGTCCGTTGCACCaatagaaaagaagaaagaataaaTTTTGGCAGAAATAGAAAATATTGGGTCAAGAAAGGTGGCTAAGGAAAAAATCAAATTGGTTTTCTTCTCCGGTCCCCCTACCCAACATAAAGTTGTATTTTATACATGAAGGTTATGAGGGACAAATGAAACTATCGCCGGAGCTCTTAGAAAATGCAGAGTCAATTTAATAAGATAAATGTTTGTTGATGTAATTTAGAAACTTATAACATCTTTAAGGTATGctgataattattttatttttaatattcattattttgttaaaatttttaagagaaaagaaaacatcGAGAAATAACGGCGTACGCAAAGAAAGTGGAAGAAATGTACCCGAATACACAAAATGATAATGAACCAAAAACTATTGATTCGCCTtctttttaggttttgtttgcattaaaaaaaaagtttgaaaacataatatttattttatgagccaaaaaaaaaaaaattgaaaggaaattgTAGCAATTGTTGCTTGATTTTAACCTAATTGCAGTAATGGTCTCTTAACTAAAAATATGTGACCACtgatcccttaactcatcaaaatgtgcagttatggtcattttcgtcaactccgtCAAGAATTCcatcaaaatgagtcacgtgCCACACATATGAGGCTAAATCAAGGGGCAAATATAAAAAAACCCAATAGAAAAAATTGTCCAATgattcctcaactttaactcaatggAAGAAATgatccctcaattttaattattagagcaATGATCTCTTAAATTTAACTCACTATTTCtataatttttctcaaaaattaaTTACAACACCGTAATTACGAATTATTGAACTTAGACAGATGATctaaattcctataaattagtcacttaaaacaaattttatgtttatctCTCAATAATTTCACTACTTTGTCCTTAAGCAAAAGTATTTGAAAAATGTTCAAACCATGGATAAGGTGAAAGCTCGGTTTTCCACTTGTGTGTGAGTTGGAATACAACTTACACATCCTGATTCCTAATCATGCACGACCTCTTATGTTTGTAAGCTAACTTAATGAGACTTTCTAAGACACTTGAAATTGTTTGTGTCGTATTGCCGATATATTTTTCCGATCTAGAGGATGGAAAGCAAGAGTCGAACTTTAATTATAAAAAGAGATACGACTAAAGTTTGTAGATGCAAATGTCTAGAGACTCATACAATTACtcgcatgttttttttttttggaatatttTTATGAGACAACGACACGATTGACATGCACCATTGGTCGTATAGTTGTCTCACATCACGTTCCAAAAACAGGATCATGCTCCCGAAGTTTTGCCTAACATTATCGATGTGTTTACTTATTTAGAATTTCCACAGTGAATTCACATTCTTCTTGCGTTATTTCAACACATGTATAAAAATTAGAATCAGTCGAATTTATGGCTTCTTATGTATTTACTTACTAATACACACGAAATCAACAAACACGTGGCACTCATATTACAACTTGTAGTTCAATACCTGAGAAAATTATTAGAGGAAGAACTCCTCTCATTCCgattccttctttctttattcATGATTATATCATGGGTAGTGCTATACACACATCCGCTTATACTTCTCACATATCCTCTTAACTTTTGATCGTTTGATTGAACAAATAGCAGAAGATAACAacaatgtatgagaaataaaagTAGGTCTGTGAATAGCAAACTCACTTCACCAAATGATGTTCATGCCAAGCAAGTAGTCATGTCATACTTATTTATTATTAACAAGTCCGCATGCAAATGAGATTGGGCCAACACAACCTAGTCTTCAAAACTCAAAGCCCAACTAAAACCCAACAGAAACATAATTAACTTCCAAGTAAGCCCAGCCCAAATACAAAGCCCAACAAAAAATCCTTAAACCGaacaaacccaaacccaaatccacccaCGCTCTCCTTCCCCGCGCCGCATTGCGTTCGTCATCGCCATTGTTGAAACCAGGTGGCCTTGGCATTGGCAGCTGCCATAGCTGTACCTCCTATCGAATGGCTATAGCTATACCACCATTTTCTGGAACCGACGTCGTTTCACCTGCGGCTACACCTAAACCCACTCTTCCTTCCTCCGTCTCCATTTCTGGGGTTCTAGCCTCCCATTTCCCTCTCCGCCGGATGCCATACATTCCGACGCATTAGGTTCCTCGACCGTCTCTGCTATGCATTCACTCTGATATGTATCGAAGTCTTGGCGTTCACCGCCTCATATACAGGAGCCGCATAGCGTACTACGTGAAAACTGGCCTCATCGATCAAGCACTCCAGGTGTTCGACGAAATGACCCACTCGGACTGCCGCGTTTTCAGCGTCGACTACAACCGCTTCATCGGCGTACTCGTCAAGCACTCGCGTTACGATCTCGCCGAGCACTACTACTACGAAATGGTGCCGAAGGGATTCTCATTGGACCCCTTTACTTACTCCAGGTTCATTTCTGGCCTGTGTAAGATTAGAAATTTCACCCTCATTGAGAAGCTTCTTCGAGACATGGATAGGATTGGGGCATTGCCTGACATCTGGGCTttcaatatatatttgaatCTTCTGTGCCAAGAAAACGGGACGGATTTTGCTTTGGAATTGTTTCATAGGATGGTTGATAAAGGAAGAGAGCCGGATGTTGTATCGTATACTATAATTATCGATGGGTTGTGTAAAGCTGGACAATTTGATATGGCAGTTGATATTTGGAATGGTATGATTAGGAAAGGGTTTAGGCCGGATAACATTGCGTGCACAGCGCTGGTTGTTGGGTTGTGCAAGGGTGGGAAGGTTGATTTGGCTTATGACCTTGTCATTGATGAAATGAAGGGTAGAATCAATTTCAGTAGTTTGATTTATAATGCATTGATTAGCGGGTTTTGTCGTGCTGGTAGGATTGATAAGGCACAGGCAATCAAGTCATTTATGAAGAGAAATGGGTGCGAGCCGGATTTGGTTTCTCACAATGTATTGTTGAATTATTGCTGTAATGCGTTCATGTTGGAGGAGGCTGAGAAGTtgatgaagaaaatggagaggGGTGGGATGGA is a window from the Malus domestica chromosome 16, GDT2T_hap1 genome containing:
- the LOC103403079 gene encoding pentatricopeptide repeat-containing protein At1g13040, mitochondrial-like, which encodes MYRSLGVHRLIYRSRIAYYVKTGLIDQALQVFDEMTHSDCRVFSVDYNRFIGVLVKHSRYDLAEHYYYEMVPKGFSLDPFTYSRFISGLCKIRNFTLIEKLLRDMDRIGALPDIWAFNIYLNLLCQENGTDFALELFHRMVDKGREPDVVSYTIIIDGLCKAGQFDMAVDIWNGMIRKGFRPDNIACTALVVGLCKGGKVDLAYDLVIDEMKGRINFSSLIYNALISGFCRAGRIDKAQAIKSFMKRNGCEPDLVSHNVLLNYCCNAFMLEEAEKLMKKMERGGMEPDVYSYNQLLMGLCKANRPDKAYLLMRTRMEPKGLCNVVSYNTIITAFCKASRTGSAYKLFEEMRHKGTVPDLVTFTILINAFLREGSSDIVKKLLDQMTAMGLLPDRIFYTTIVDHLCKSGNIEMACSVFSEMLEKGITPDVISYNALINGLLKASKVSDAMHLYEEMQTRGCSADEVTFKLIIGGLIRENKVSVACRVWDQMMEKGFTLDGAFSETLVNAINSKDAA